The following coding sequences lie in one Hyphomonas adhaerens MHS-3 genomic window:
- a CDS encoding nucleotidyltransferase family protein, whose product MSVPVPHTAMVLAAGLGTRMRPLTDACPKPLIEVRGKALIDRMLDPLVAAGVKRAVVNVHYLADQVEAHLKSRTDIEIIISDERGDVLETGGALAKARPLLGDDPILVANTDAFWEPAGPEPVEALADAFDPAAMDALLLVADTGRTLGFGGPGDFFRHEDGSMTRRGDAPSAPYAFCGLRLIRPQLYDNEPVERFSALRVWAPLIEQKRLHGVLLDRFWLHVGDPQALKDADMWLACHGG is encoded by the coding sequence ATGAGCGTGCCTGTTCCGCACACCGCGATGGTGCTTGCTGCCGGTCTTGGCACGCGCATGCGGCCGCTGACGGATGCGTGCCCGAAGCCGCTGATCGAGGTGCGGGGCAAAGCGCTGATCGACCGGATGCTGGATCCGCTCGTCGCCGCGGGAGTGAAGCGTGCGGTCGTCAATGTCCACTATCTGGCAGACCAGGTGGAAGCGCACCTGAAGTCACGTACGGATATCGAGATCATCATTTCCGATGAGCGCGGCGACGTCCTGGAGACAGGTGGAGCGTTGGCCAAGGCGCGCCCGCTTCTGGGGGACGATCCCATCCTTGTCGCGAATACGGATGCCTTCTGGGAACCGGCCGGACCCGAACCTGTCGAGGCGCTGGCTGATGCGTTCGATCCTGCAGCGATGGATGCTTTGCTGCTGGTGGCCGATACCGGGCGGACGCTGGGTTTCGGCGGACCGGGAGATTTCTTCCGCCACGAAGACGGCAGCATGACCCGCCGCGGCGACGCCCCGAGCGCACCTTACGCCTTTTGCGGCCTGCGTCTCATCCGGCCTCAGCTTTACGACAACGAACCTGTTGAGCGTTTCTCGGCCCTGCGCGTCTGGGCGCCGCTGATCGAGCAAAAGCGCCTGCATGGCGTCCTGCTGGACCGGTTCTGGCTGCATGTCGGCGATCCGCAGGCGCTGAAAGACGCAGACATGTGGCTGGCCTGCCATGGCGGATAA
- a CDS encoding 2Fe-2S iron-sulfur cluster-binding protein, whose translation MPKITYIDHDGTERTVEAKNGESVMEAAIKNSIPGIDADCGGACACATCHVYVDTNFMDKVGEQQEMEKSMLDFAENVQDNSRLSCQITVSDDLDGLRVTTPESQH comes from the coding sequence ATGCCGAAGATTACCTATATCGACCACGATGGCACCGAACGCACAGTCGAGGCGAAGAATGGCGAGTCCGTGATGGAAGCCGCAATCAAGAACTCCATTCCCGGCATTGATGCTGACTGCGGCGGGGCCTGCGCCTGCGCCACTTGCCACGTCTATGTCGACACCAATTTCATGGACAAAGTGGGCGAGCAGCAGGAAATGGAGAAGTCGATGCTCGACTTCGCCGAGAATGTTCAGGACAACTCCCGCCTCTCCTGCCAGATCACCGTCTCTGACGACCTGGACGGCCTGCGCGTGACGACGCCGGAAAGCCAGCACTAA
- the addB gene encoding double-strand break repair protein AddB has translation MADKAGLFSGASRVYTIPPGTDFLRALAGTLAREAGLAENPAALADAIIYVPNRRSARVLAGVLYDAGGEKPILPPDIRTLGDMEADETPSVDAARSGLPPAMSPARRLGALTHLVQAFYEQAYGVTPPAASALAAAQELSHLMEQAALSEHVDWSSLPDLAGSAELAKHWEQSVKFLKIISESWPEWLAENGESDPFLRDIAAARIMARRWAEDPPQAPVLIAGSTGATPAGRILMKAAMALPQGLVVLPGLDIHADEEARSVIAGSVSHPQHILFDTLRDLGVAPGDVRTWPGTDGAGKAEARRRMIHEALAPAESTADWRRTLDSLSASLGTVKEAFALSALDGLTVIEAPDEAVEAETAALLLRQVMEQPGETAALVTQDATLARRVSGVLQRWGLDVPPSSGSPLGQTTAGSLIGLCARWVLDPAEPVILSAVLKHPFARGFEGADSLDRYFLRGARNWQSLDDLAASVRSRKELDPYASFSDEEQAVAEELVEQIAIAFRETEADLSREGPMPGRKIAERIAALAARVSQTPFPWAGEDGRSATAMMEHVADLADYLAPMPPHAFAELIEAEAAGRTVSAGVAEHPRLAIWGPLEARLQSASHIILAGLNEDVWPQRPPADAFLPRRFRKDLGISDPEDRVGLSAHDFAQLACAPKVTMLHALRRNDSPAVASRWVWRLKTLAEGALGSAAKDALSPDGDSPLEWALALRDRGTNTLDKGFPVEPKPRRRPEGWPHKLSVTRIDTLQRDPYAIWAEQVLKLDRIEPMNAELGPAPRGTAIHKALEDFEDEGTAKTTERLVSLLVSNLSAAGEPEAVLAARRAVLEQMSDWYLGWRAERRVDGKPKLEVKGRWDFDISGAPFTLSAMADRIERQPDGSLVVIDFKTGSPPSDKEIAAELSQQMPLQALIAGKGGYKGIPAASVSGLEYVAFKAKPDARIVGQSRALQATPDELAKTAEEGLLRLIAAYREDNSAFLSAPRVQFVKYDNGYNRLARRAEWAGDTEDGGGDE, from the coding sequence ATGGCGGATAAGGCCGGACTGTTCTCTGGTGCGTCCCGCGTTTATACCATTCCTCCGGGAACGGACTTCCTGCGGGCGCTGGCGGGCACGCTGGCGAGGGAAGCGGGGCTGGCCGAAAATCCTGCGGCCCTCGCCGATGCCATCATCTATGTGCCGAACCGGCGTTCCGCCCGGGTTCTGGCAGGCGTGCTTTACGATGCGGGCGGCGAGAAGCCGATCCTGCCGCCAGATATCCGGACGCTGGGCGACATGGAGGCGGACGAAACGCCTTCGGTCGATGCGGCGCGTTCAGGCCTTCCACCGGCCATGTCGCCCGCGCGGCGCCTCGGGGCGCTGACGCATCTGGTACAGGCCTTCTACGAACAGGCCTACGGCGTTACGCCCCCGGCCGCATCGGCCCTGGCGGCGGCGCAGGAACTGAGCCACCTGATGGAGCAGGCCGCACTTAGCGAGCATGTCGACTGGTCCAGCCTGCCGGATCTCGCAGGCTCGGCCGAACTGGCCAAACACTGGGAACAATCGGTCAAATTCCTGAAGATCATTTCGGAAAGCTGGCCGGAATGGCTGGCAGAGAATGGAGAGAGCGATCCGTTCCTGCGGGACATCGCGGCGGCCCGCATCATGGCCCGGCGCTGGGCGGAGGACCCGCCGCAAGCGCCTGTCCTGATCGCGGGGTCCACGGGTGCGACACCGGCAGGCCGTATCCTGATGAAAGCGGCGATGGCCTTGCCTCAAGGACTGGTCGTGCTGCCCGGGCTGGACATTCACGCCGACGAAGAGGCCCGCAGTGTGATTGCCGGGTCTGTCAGCCACCCGCAGCATATTCTGTTCGACACGCTGCGCGACCTGGGCGTCGCGCCGGGCGATGTCCGCACCTGGCCGGGAACGGACGGCGCAGGGAAAGCCGAAGCGCGCCGCCGCATGATCCACGAGGCGCTGGCGCCCGCGGAATCCACGGCGGACTGGCGCCGCACGCTGGACTCGCTGTCCGCGTCGCTCGGCACGGTAAAGGAAGCATTTGCCCTGTCGGCGCTGGACGGCCTGACCGTCATCGAGGCGCCGGATGAGGCTGTGGAAGCGGAAACCGCGGCGCTCCTGCTGCGCCAGGTGATGGAGCAGCCGGGCGAGACGGCTGCGCTGGTCACCCAGGACGCGACCTTGGCGCGCCGGGTCAGCGGCGTCCTGCAGCGCTGGGGGCTGGATGTGCCGCCGTCATCGGGCAGCCCGCTTGGCCAGACGACCGCCGGAAGCCTGATTGGCCTCTGCGCGCGCTGGGTGCTGGACCCTGCGGAGCCGGTCATCCTGAGCGCTGTTCTGAAGCACCCTTTCGCCCGCGGCTTTGAAGGTGCGGACAGTCTCGACCGCTATTTCCTGCGCGGTGCCCGCAACTGGCAGTCTCTGGATGATCTTGCGGCATCGGTTCGTTCACGGAAGGAGCTGGACCCCTATGCCAGCTTTTCCGATGAAGAGCAGGCGGTTGCGGAAGAACTGGTTGAGCAGATCGCCATCGCCTTCCGCGAAACCGAAGCGGACCTGTCCCGTGAAGGCCCGATGCCGGGCCGGAAGATTGCGGAACGGATCGCCGCGCTTGCGGCCCGCGTCAGCCAGACACCTTTCCCATGGGCTGGGGAAGACGGCCGCTCTGCCACGGCAATGATGGAACATGTCGCAGACCTCGCGGACTATCTGGCGCCCATGCCACCCCATGCCTTTGCCGAACTGATCGAAGCCGAAGCTGCCGGGCGGACCGTCAGCGCAGGCGTGGCGGAACACCCGAGGCTGGCCATCTGGGGACCACTCGAAGCGCGCCTCCAGTCTGCCAGCCACATCATCCTTGCAGGCCTGAACGAAGATGTCTGGCCGCAGCGTCCGCCCGCCGACGCGTTCCTGCCGCGCCGGTTCCGCAAGGATCTGGGTATCAGCGATCCGGAAGACCGGGTGGGCCTGTCGGCACACGATTTTGCGCAACTTGCCTGCGCGCCGAAGGTGACGATGCTGCACGCCCTCCGGCGGAACGATTCCCCGGCCGTTGCCTCGCGCTGGGTCTGGCGCCTGAAGACGCTGGCAGAAGGCGCGCTGGGAAGTGCCGCGAAGGACGCGCTCTCGCCGGACGGGGACAGTCCGCTCGAATGGGCACTCGCCTTGCGGGACAGGGGAACGAACACGCTGGACAAGGGCTTCCCGGTGGAACCGAAGCCGCGGCGGCGTCCGGAGGGCTGGCCGCACAAGCTGTCCGTTACCCGGATCGATACGCTGCAGCGCGATCCCTATGCGATCTGGGCGGAGCAGGTGCTGAAACTCGACCGGATCGAGCCGATGAATGCCGAACTCGGTCCTGCGCCGCGCGGCACCGCGATCCACAAGGCGCTGGAAGATTTTGAGGACGAAGGCACGGCCAAGACAACAGAGCGCCTGGTCTCGCTTCTGGTGAGCAATCTTTCGGCGGCCGGAGAGCCGGAGGCTGTTCTTGCCGCGCGGCGGGCAGTGCTGGAGCAGATGTCCGACTGGTATCTCGGCTGGCGGGCAGAGCGCCGGGTTGATGGCAAACCGAAGCTGGAAGTGAAGGGGCGCTGGGATTTCGACATCAGCGGTGCGCCGTTCACCCTGTCCGCCATGGCCGACCGGATCGAACGCCAGCCCGACGGCAGCCTCGTGGTCATCGACTTCAAGACAGGAAGCCCGCCCTCGGACAAGGAGATCGCGGCCGAACTCAGCCAGCAAATGCCTTTGCAGGCCCTGATCGCAGGCAAGGGTGGCTATAAAGGTATTCCCGCTGCCAGCGTCTCAGGCCTCGAATATGTGGCCTTCAAGGCGAAGCCCGATGCCCGCATCGTTGGCCAGAGCCGGGCCCTGCAGGCCACGCCGGACGAGCTGGCAAAAACGGCGGAAGAGGGCCTGCTGCGCCTGATCGCGGCCTACCGGGAGGATAACTCCGCCTTCCTGTCCGCGCCCCGTGTGCAGTTCGTGAAATACGACAATGGCTACAACCGCCTTGCCCGCCGGGCGGAATGGGCTGGCGACACCGAAGACGGAGGCGGCGATGAGTGA
- the tsaE gene encoding tRNA (adenosine(37)-N6)-threonylcarbamoyltransferase complex ATPase subunit type 1 TsaE, which translates to MTVILECPDETALRDVGARVARMLEAGDVIALHGDLGAGKTTFSRGLIADYSGTMDVPSPTYTLVQMYDSGPLPIWHFDLYRLKSPDEVVELGWDETQDGIALIEWPDRAGDHLPEWRLDVTIEILAEGRRVTLEPRGEGWQTRLHGF; encoded by the coding sequence ATGACAGTGATTCTTGAATGTCCAGACGAGACTGCCCTGCGTGACGTGGGGGCACGTGTCGCCCGAATGCTTGAGGCGGGGGACGTGATTGCCCTTCACGGGGACCTTGGGGCCGGGAAAACGACATTCTCCCGCGGGCTTATAGCGGACTATAGCGGGACGATGGATGTCCCGAGCCCGACTTATACGCTTGTACAGATGTACGATTCCGGGCCGCTCCCGATCTGGCATTTCGATCTCTATCGCCTGAAATCGCCCGATGAAGTGGTCGAACTCGGCTGGGACGAGACGCAGGACGGCATTGCCCTGATCGAATGGCCGGACCGGGCCGGGGATCACCTGCCGGAGTGGCGGCTGGATGTGACGATTGAAATCCTTGCCGAAGGGCGGCGCGTAACACTGGAACCGCGCGGCGAAGGCTGGCAGACACGTCTCCATGGGTTTTGA
- a CDS encoding aminoglycoside phosphotransferase family protein: MGFDDAGRAADMDAFLARAGWDDAARFPLGQDASTRRYIRLVRPDKTRALLMDAPNVEDSPCPPDADDETRIAMGWNASTRLAASRVDAFVLVANYLHYRGFRAPEIFAHDSAHGFALIEDFGENLEIARQIEAGRLDEQTAYVTAAGVLAELHREEAPDVLSNGAEVWPVLDFDQLALTSNADLYADWLRAERGGGPLEGAEREEWEKVRDGLIAQAMEFPRTFTLRDFHAENLLWLGNGELGLLDFQDAVRGWDAWDMAMLTQDARRAVSPEAAEAAIRHYLDETGKSREAFDERLAVIGALNALRIAGVFSRLQHRDNKPRYGLFQPRQLAILARNLSHPALKDMNAFVRRTTPFVFEGF; the protein is encoded by the coding sequence ATGGGTTTTGACGACGCAGGCCGCGCGGCAGATATGGACGCCTTTCTGGCCCGTGCGGGCTGGGATGATGCAGCGCGTTTCCCGCTTGGACAGGATGCCTCCACGCGGCGGTACATCCGCCTTGTCAGGCCGGACAAAACACGCGCGCTGCTGATGGATGCGCCCAATGTGGAGGACAGTCCCTGTCCGCCCGATGCCGATGACGAGACACGGATCGCGATGGGCTGGAATGCCTCGACACGCCTTGCCGCGAGCCGGGTGGATGCGTTCGTTCTGGTCGCCAACTATCTGCACTATCGCGGTTTCCGGGCGCCTGAGATCTTCGCGCATGACAGCGCCCACGGATTCGCGCTGATCGAGGATTTCGGGGAAAACCTCGAAATTGCCCGCCAGATCGAAGCCGGCCGGCTCGACGAGCAAACGGCGTATGTTACCGCTGCGGGCGTTCTTGCAGAGCTGCACCGCGAAGAGGCACCGGACGTCTTGTCGAACGGCGCGGAAGTCTGGCCGGTCCTGGATTTTGACCAGCTGGCCCTGACGTCCAATGCCGACCTCTATGCCGACTGGCTGCGCGCAGAGCGCGGCGGCGGCCCGCTGGAAGGCGCCGAACGGGAAGAGTGGGAGAAAGTGCGCGACGGTCTGATCGCGCAGGCGATGGAATTTCCCCGCACATTCACCCTGCGGGATTTTCACGCCGAGAACCTGCTCTGGCTGGGCAATGGCGAACTTGGCCTGCTGGACTTCCAGGATGCCGTGCGCGGCTGGGACGCCTGGGACATGGCGATGCTGACTCAGGACGCCCGCCGGGCCGTCTCACCCGAAGCGGCCGAAGCGGCGATCCGGCATTATCTGGATGAGACCGGAAAGTCGCGCGAGGCCTTCGACGAGCGGCTGGCCGTGATCGGCGCGCTGAACGCCCTGCGCATTGCCGGCGTGTTTTCCCGTCTCCAGCACCGCGATAACAAACCGCGCTATGGTCTGTTTCAGCCGCGGCAGCTGGCCATTCTCGCCCGAAATCTGTCACATCCCGCGCTTAAGGACATGAACGCCTTCGTGCGCCGGACCACACCTTTTGTTTTCGAGGGCTTCTGA
- a CDS encoding NAD(P)/FAD-dependent oxidoreductase — protein sequence MDLSDASQIVLIGGGQAAAQAVQSLRMGGYSGKLVLVGDEPVLPYQRPPLSKAYMKGEFAEERLFFKPGAWYEDNDVELILSTRAIRIDRAARIVELEHGATLAYDALILCTGSRPRPLPAKGADLENVYDLRGLGDVDRIQPNMVAGRRLVIIGAGYIGLEAAAVARQMGLEVTVLEMADRVLARVTSPTMSAFYEKEHRAQGATILTGARLDHLEGENGKVSAAVLADGTKLPADMVLVGIGILPNVELAEEAGLTIDNGVATDRDARTSDPRIFAAGDCASRPLVHYGHAGRLESVHNAIEQGKLAAAAILGKPRPPEDCPWFWSDQYDLKLQIAGLNQGHDEIVVRGNPDDRKFAVFYLRNGTLIAVDAVNSPPEFLASKKLIMMGSKVAPDMLKDTSTSMKDIAAAAATA from the coding sequence TTGGATCTTTCAGACGCATCGCAGATCGTACTGATCGGCGGCGGGCAGGCAGCGGCGCAGGCCGTGCAATCGCTGCGTATGGGCGGCTATTCCGGCAAGCTGGTGCTTGTGGGTGATGAACCTGTCCTGCCCTACCAGCGTCCGCCTCTGTCGAAGGCCTACATGAAGGGGGAGTTCGCCGAAGAGCGCCTCTTCTTCAAACCCGGTGCCTGGTACGAAGACAATGATGTCGAGCTGATCCTCTCGACCCGTGCCATCCGGATTGACCGCGCGGCCCGGATTGTCGAACTCGAACACGGTGCCACGCTGGCCTATGATGCGCTGATCCTGTGTACCGGATCCCGCCCGCGTCCGCTGCCTGCAAAGGGCGCAGACCTTGAAAACGTTTACGATTTACGCGGTCTTGGCGATGTTGACCGGATCCAGCCAAATATGGTGGCCGGCCGCCGGCTGGTGATCATCGGCGCAGGTTATATCGGCCTCGAAGCCGCGGCCGTTGCCCGCCAGATGGGGCTTGAGGTGACGGTCCTCGAAATGGCGGACCGTGTGCTGGCCCGCGTGACCAGCCCGACCATGAGCGCCTTCTACGAGAAGGAACACCGGGCGCAGGGCGCCACGATCCTGACCGGTGCCCGGCTTGACCATCTCGAAGGCGAAAACGGCAAGGTGAGCGCTGCGGTCCTCGCGGACGGCACCAAACTGCCTGCGGACATGGTCCTGGTAGGCATCGGGATTCTGCCAAATGTCGAACTCGCCGAAGAAGCCGGGCTGACCATCGACAATGGTGTGGCAACCGATCGTGACGCACGCACATCCGATCCCCGCATCTTCGCAGCAGGTGACTGCGCGAGCCGGCCGCTGGTCCATTATGGTCATGCCGGCCGTCTCGAAAGCGTCCATAACGCGATCGAACAGGGTAAGCTTGCTGCCGCGGCGATCCTTGGAAAACCACGCCCGCCAGAGGATTGCCCCTGGTTCTGGTCAGACCAGTATGACCTGAAACTGCAGATCGCAGGCCTCAACCAGGGACATGACGAAATCGTCGTGCGCGGCAATCCGGATGACCGGAAATTTGCCGTCTTCTATCTGCGTAACGGCACGCTGATTGCGGTCGACGCGGTGAACAGCCCGCCAGAATTCCTGGCGTCCAAGAAATTGATCATGATGGGCTCAAAGGTTGCGCCCGACATGCTCAAGGATACATCCACCTCAATGAAAGACATCGCTGCGGCCGCCGCCACAGCCTAA